CAGCAGACAGATGCAGATGAAATAAACAACTGTTTGTTCAcaagttctgtgtgtgtgtgtgtgtgtgtgtgtttttgtgtgtattctATTTGTAgacattcgtgtgtgtgtgagatcgtGCGGGTTCAGTCTCCTCATTCCTGTGCTAATGGATCGCCTGCTGCTAACGGCTACGCTAAACCAGACAACGATGACACCATCGTCATCAGTGACAGCGACAGCGATGATGAAGCCTTCCAGAGTTTCTTGCCACAGATCAATGGGTCagtaggtcaaaggtcacctctGATCTGATTAAATCAAACATCAGATCAGAGAGCTTCAgtgttttttggtttgtctGCAGGAAGAAGAAGCCTCTGAGCCCCTCCATGTTTAAGTACACCGTCAGGATGACTGGGGACAACCGCAGCGAGCTGTTCACAGTCAGAGCCAATGAGATCAGGTGAGGACGTCCTCTGTTCCTGTCCGGGACGCTTCAGCATCCTGATTTCAGCTCAGACAAAGTGAGTTTTGTTCGTTCATCACCGTGTTTTGTCGTTTCCTTCTTCCAGCCGTAGGAAAGCCACCGTGTCCAGAGAGAGGCTGAAGCTCCTGTTCAAGCAGCACTGTGAGCCCAAGAACGGGACCATCGTCATCAAGGTGAAAACACCAACCAATCAAAACACTCACCTGTGCAGTAGAACCTCCAGATgcgagtttaatttgttccatgACTCTGATTTTACTCGTGTGTTGAATAAAAATATGGACAACGTGACACCTCGTATCTCCAATAagtcgtatctcgaggttctgcCGTACTTCCTGTCTGTACTTCCTGTCTTGTGTCTGTTtgatcacaccccccccccaactttgTTTCTCAGCCTTCTGCAGTGATGAAGTACCAACTGTCTGAACAGAGCTTCTCGCAGTTCTTCCCTGACACACCGCCCCAGTTCCCCTTTAGCTCCTCCCCTAAAGGTGGAGGGCGTGTCTCACTTGGCCAGGTAAGGGTTATGGCTTTCCAATcatttgaagttttatttttgggATTTTTGCATGTGAGTGTTtaaattttaagaaaacatCTGGATATTATTGATTAGTAAAACTTCCGATCGATAAAGGCTGAGGggattcgtgtgtgtgtgtccaggtgggATCGCCGCTGCTCAAGGCGTCAGAAAAGCTAAAGCTCCAGCAGCACAGGGAGGAGATGGCCGCGGCGGCTCAGGACAAAGCCCGGCTGAAGAAGGAGCGGGAGGAGGCGCAGGAGACcaaaaggaaggagagagaggacaaGGAGCGGCTGAAGGAAGAGCACCGGAGGAGGtttgaggaggagaaacagaggagaagagaggagaaggagcgcaggaagctggagaaagagaaggTAAGTCGCACAAAGAGATCATTATCCtgtctgtaaaataaaaaaaaatgtgaataaaggaGGTTTGATCATATTTTCAGGAACGAGAaaagctgaaggaggagaagaagaaatatgcCGAACGTCTGAAACTGTGGAACAAACCCAGAGAAGACATGGAGTGTGAAGATCTGAAGGTCAGAGGACACAACACGGCAACACTGGCTCGTCGtcagtttgaatttaaaatttaaaaatcgtATTTATAACGTGTGTTTTGTTTCTCCCAGGACCTGCCCTGCCCGGTTCCGGTGAGGACCCGCCTCCCAGCCGAGCTGTTCGGAGAAGCTCTGATGGTTCTGGAGTTCCTGCGGGCCTTCGGGGAAGCCTTCGACCTGAAGGACGAGTTCTCAGACGGAGTCTCTCTGGGTCAGGACGCAGCGCCCCTCATTCATCCCTTCTTCTTcagacacacttcctgtctctgtggAGGTTCTGTTGGTTCTATCAGATGTTCTGTTTGTCCACAGAGGTTCTAGAAGAGGCTCTGGTCGGTTCTGACCCTGAAGGTCCTCTGTGTGAgctgctgtttttcttcctgtcgGCCATCTTTCAGGCTctggatgaggagcaggaggacatGGCTAAAGAACAGGCTGaaggtgggacacacacacacacacacacacacacacaccgggctCAGTCCCAACCCCATCTGattattgttgtgtgtgtataatgtgtgtgtttggtgtgtagACCTGTCGGAGGCTCTGGACGACGACTCAGACGCCACCCAGTCGGCGCTCAGCGCCGTCGCCTCATTGGCCGCCGCCTGGCCTCAGCTGCATCAGGGCTCCAGCCTGAAGCAGTTGGACCTGGACAGCTGCACGCTGTCTGAGATCCTGCGGCTGCACATCCTGGCGTCCGGCGCCGACTGTTCCCACGGCAACGCCAAGTTCCGCTACCAGAAGCAGGGCGGCTTCACGCTGATGGACGACCCGTGCGTCGAGCTCCGATTGGCCGAGCCGGCGCTGCTGAAGAGGCTGTCGAACACGGCGGTGTACGACCTGACCCCAGGTTGACCTCCCCAGCCCTACCCAACAGCCTCCAGTGATCGGTTTAGATGATTATTGAGTGGTATTGATCATCACTGATCTGTTCCACAGGAGAGAAGCTGCGGATCTTGCAGGCTCTGGTGGGGAAGCTGCTGACGTTGGCGTCCAGCAGAGATCTGATCGAAGACTGCGTGGAGGAGCAGAGAGCCGCCAAACAGGAGCTGAGAGAGATCAGGGCCGAACAACACCGGCGCGAGAGAGAGGAGGCggcacacaggtacacacaacGTGTACACAACAAAGGAGCGTACATAcaaacccacgcacacacacacacacgtcttcacACAACAGCGTTGATCCTGATGTGATCCTGATCCTCCTTTTTCTCCAGAGTTCGTCTTCGTaaggaggagaagctgaaggctcaggagcagaggatgaaggagaaggaggagagactGAAAGAAGGAGTCCAGACACTCATGTAAGAGAAACAACCGACTCGTGATTTTTGTCATTGACTGTAAAAGTCTGTCCCAAGGGAAGCAATCGGAGAGAAACCGTTTGAACAAAAAATTCAAGTGTCTAAAATTGTCAAAATGTCGTCTGTGCTGTTCCAGTGTCACGTCCAGTGTGTGAAACTAATGGAAGTGGGTTAAGTGGATGACTATAATGTTGTTTCTGTCCACAGGGtcactgttgagggacaaaaTTCTGCAGATGAGCAAAACGTAAATAGTAAAggtacaaaaaacaacaacaaaaaacacaaacagaactgtTGTCATCTACAGCAGAACCACAAGATACGAGTTTTTTGAGATGCTAGCCgttgctctgtccatatttttgttcgacatatgAGCAAAATCtgagctgagaccggatctcgttgtTTACCACGGGTTGGTGTTTTTTTCACAATATAGGAGGTTTGGGACTTTTTAGgtgattctttttattttgaacaagGAAAATTTGCTGGACTTGCGAGCTCCGTAACgaaacggattaaactcgtacctcaaggttctactgtatttgtCTTTTCTCCTGAGTCATGACTTTGTCTTCTGTCCATTAGTGAAACTCGatgagaaagacaaacagcagccTTTGACCTGTGAGCCCAAACCCCCGGCCTCTCCCCCGACCAGTTTGACTCcggaggaaaaggagaaggagCAGGAGAAGGTGAGGATCAGACGATGGACTCCCCATGGGACGGGAACCCATTGGAGTCAAAGTCTGATCCAACCTGTTtgtctcccccccacccccctgcagGTCCGGGAGCTGCAGGAGCGGATCCAGAAGGCGGCGGCCTGCACCTGCCTGTTGCCTCTGGGCAGAGACCGCCTGTACCGCCGCTACTGGCTCTTCCCCTCCGCCTCCACTCTGTTCGTGGAAGACGACTGCTTCGGTCTGACGGAGGACATGCTGCAGCCGCGCCCCAAACCCACACAGGACACTGCAGCCCCCATCGAGGACGAGGAGGACGTCAAAGAGGAGCCTGCAGAGGGAAGGTAGGTCAGCGCATCCTGTTCTCGTCCTGTGGATCAAACACGAGGACGTCAGAGAGATTTCTAACCGTGAtaatgacctctgacctacaGCGTCGGCTCAAGTCCCGCCCCCCTCCACAGCTGTGGGCCGCCGGTCAAACGCCCCAACCAGTGGTCCTTCTACAGCTCCGTGGAAGAGGTGGACCAGCTGATCGAGGCCCTGAACCCCCGGGGGCACCGGGAGAGCAGCCTGAAGGAGGCGCTGTTGCAGGAGCGGGAGAGGCTGTACGAGCTGCTGCAGACGTCTGACAGGAGCAAGTACAATCACACAGGTAAACaatacacacaggtaaacaatacacacaggtaaacaaaacacacaggtaaacaaaacacacaggcaaataaaacacacaggcaaacaatacacacaggtaaacaatacacacaggtaaacaatacacacaggtaaacaaaacacacaggtaaataaaacacaggtaaataaaacacaggtaaataaaacatacaggtaaataaaacacacaggtaaataaaacatacaggtaaataaaacacacaggtaaacgatacacacaggtaaacaaacacacagggaaataaaaacaggaaaagaaactGGTAAACACACAGGTTAACATAAACACACCTGTTCTGTTTGTCCAGATAACCCGGAGTCGTCTCGTTccgtcccagaatgcactgctACAGCTGAGACTGTGATGGAAGTCCGACTGAGGGACCTGCTGCTGGACATCGAGGACCGGATCCACCAGGGAACGCTTGGAACCCTAaaggtacaaacacacacctggtggTGAACGTCACACACAGCAGGTGACGGTccactcacctgtctgtctgtcctcaggCGATGCACAGACAGGTGTGGCGCTCAGCGCTGGAAGCCGGGAACTACGAGTTGTTGTGTTCTGACGGGAAAGAGAACGCCGTCGCTGAAGTAGAGCCGATGGAGGTGGATTCGTCCGCACACCTGAGAACCAGAGACAGGTACGCACCCAACCCGAGGTCCGGGATCGAGGCCCGAtctaacaaaagaaaacatgccTGACACCTGTGCTCGTTGTTGTTTatcatgtatttgtgtttgttcagactGCTGGAGCTGCGGTCTGACGGCGGGGCCTCCTGCAGCGGCAACGGGACCCCCCAGGCGGTCAGCAGGGCGGTTCGAGTCCTGGCCGATGCCCTTGCTCACATCGAGCACGGCATCGAGCGGCGCTTCCTCAAACCTCCGCTAGGTGAGCACTTCCTTTTTGTCGGGAGTTGATAAGAGCTTGTCGAGAGGATCTCCGCTCGAACAACCTTTAAACAATCGTCTGTTTCCTGTTCAGGTGAGGAAGACTCAAAGAAGGAccagaaaacaaagaagaagaagagagaggaagaccaGGCCAGTGACGGTAGGACAGTCTTCATCTGAGCAACCTGGTGATGTCATGAGTTTTAAATCAGCACCAAACACCACCTGTCTCACCACCTGTctgtgtatctgtctgtctgtcagacgGCAGCGACAGCGGTCGCGTCAGCAAGACGGTGTTGGAGCGATGGAGGGAGTCCCTGCAGTCCTGCTCCAGTCTGTCTCAGGTCAGTCTGCGTTTAGTgagcacttcctgtctgtcggtCATTTCCTGTGGGGTTTTAACGCGCCGCTGTTTGTGTCCAGGTGTTTGTCCACCTGTCCAGTCTGGAGCGAAGCATCCGCTGGTCTCGCTCCATCCTCAACGCCCGCTGTCGCATCTGCAGACGCAAAGGAGACGCCGACAACATGCTGCTTTGTGACAGCTGCGACAGGGGACACCATACCCACTGTTTGAGGCCCCGCCTCAAGGTAAACACGAGTCACGTGACCAGGTGGAACCCATGAAACACAGTATAAATCTATGGGAAGGTGATGCAGCATTAGCATCATGCTAACACTCTGATTGTGGTTCTGCTGTCAGTCGGTTCCAGAGGGCGACTGGTTCTGTCCCGACTGTCGACCCAAACAGAGATCCAGCCGCCTCCCGTCCCGCCAGCGCTCGTCTATTgacgaggaggaagacgaggaagagggCTTggaagagcaggaagaggaggaggaggagtcagacgaggaagaggaggagtcagatgaggaagaggagtcagaggaagaggaggtggtcGTAGCGAGGTGAGAGTGGAAACATTTCAACGTCGGGTTTCCACCTCAGAAAGCAGCTTCTCAACTTCTGTCGTCCTCCCCAGCACCAAGAAGAGCCAGGCCCCGATCCCCAAAGGCAAGAGCCAACAGAGCATGCCCAAACGACAGCAGGCCACACCCAAGAATCAGCAGGCCACGCCCAAGAATCAGCAAGCCACACCCAAAAACAGCAGCGCCTCAGCTGGAAAAAACTCATCAGCTGCCAAGTCAGTATCTGTTGTAGCCGTCTCATCGTCTCATCGCTCTCAGTTGGATTCAGtcagaatgtttttaaaaacaaagtgtTTCTTTATTACTCGCTCTATCCAATCACAGGTCCTCAGGAAAAAAGACCACGCCCCCCACAGTGAAGGCAAACGCGGCTAAAGCTCCACCCCGCTCCGGGACGCGGGTCAGTGCACGTCTGAGCCAGGAAGTCCTCCCGCTAAACAGCAAAAGCAGGACATCACCCAATCAGAGCCAACCCCGCAAGAGGACGTATGCAGGTGAGTAGCCAATCAGAAAGCAGCAAACAGATTCTGACTTACAGCAGCTggaacaaacaagtaaacattaaCCCGCCGACTCTGCTCGCTCCACCCAGAGGTCGCTTCAACCGCCAAACCTTCCAA
The Antennarius striatus isolate MH-2024 chromosome 17, ASM4005453v1, whole genome shotgun sequence genome window above contains:
- the baz1a gene encoding bromodomain adjacent to zinc finger domain protein 1A; protein product: MPLLHRKAFIRQKPPADLQPDEEVFLCKITHEIFRSYDEFFERTILCNSLVWSCALTGRAGLTYLEAVESERRAKQSLQSFPPSLVVPLLHLASMSHRCRLSELCEDIYVFIKDRFFPGETVDVTGRNGARHSCVCEIVRVQSPHSCANGSPAANGYAKPDNDDTIVISDSDSDDEAFQSFLPQINGKKKPLSPSMFKYTVRMTGDNRSELFTVRANEISRRKATVSRERLKLLFKQHCEPKNGTIVIKPSAVMKYQLSEQSFSQFFPDTPPQFPFSSSPKGGGRVSLGQVGSPLLKASEKLKLQQHREEMAAAAQDKARLKKEREEAQETKRKEREDKERLKEEHRRRFEEEKQRRREEKERRKLEKEKEREKLKEEKKKYAERLKLWNKPREDMECEDLKDLPCPVPVRTRLPAELFGEALMVLEFLRAFGEAFDLKDEFSDGVSLEVLEEALVGSDPEGPLCELLFFFLSAIFQALDEEQEDMAKEQAEDLSEALDDDSDATQSALSAVASLAAAWPQLHQGSSLKQLDLDSCTLSEILRLHILASGADCSHGNAKFRYQKQGGFTLMDDPCVELRLAEPALLKRLSNTAVYDLTPGEKLRILQALVGKLLTLASSRDLIEDCVEEQRAAKQELREIRAEQHRREREEAAHRVRLRKEEKLKAQEQRMKEKEERLKEGVQTLMVTVEGQNSADEQNVNSKVKLDEKDKQQPLTCEPKPPASPPTSLTPEEKEKEQEKVRELQERIQKAAACTCLLPLGRDRLYRRYWLFPSASTLFVEDDCFGLTEDMLQPRPKPTQDTAAPIEDEEDVKEEPAEGSVGSSPAPLHSCGPPVKRPNQWSFYSSVEEVDQLIEALNPRGHRESSLKEALLQERERLYELLQTSDRSKYNHTDNPESSRSVPECTATAETVMEVRLRDLLLDIEDRIHQGTLGTLKAMHRQVWRSALEAGNYELLCSDGKENAVAEVEPMEVDSSAHLRTRDRLLELRSDGGASCSGNGTPQAVSRAVRVLADALAHIEHGIERRFLKPPLGEEDSKKDQKTKKKKREEDQASDDGSDSGRVSKTVLERWRESLQSCSSLSQVFVHLSSLERSIRWSRSILNARCRICRRKGDADNMLLCDSCDRGHHTHCLRPRLKSVPEGDWFCPDCRPKQRSSRLPSRQRSSIDEEEDEEEGLEEQEEEEEESDEEEEESDEEEESEEEEVVVASTKKSQAPIPKGKSQQSMPKRQQATPKNQQATPKNQQATPKNSSASAGKNSSAAKSSGKKTTPPTVKANAAKAPPRSGTRVSARLSQEVLPLNSKSRTSPNQSQPRKRTYAEVASTAKPSKPVLPSSSSCSSSLTSSSSSTRRSSGRNQGVHELSACEQLTVELVRHEDSWPFMKLVSRTQVPDYYDIIKKPIALSTIREKVNNCEYQTASDYISDVDLMFSNCLQYNPRQTNEAKAGHRLQQFFHSELIRLGLSERSLAPPTKRSRH